GCGAATTAAATTGTGGTGGGAAACCGACCGGAATTCGTTTATTGAAAGCTATGCCTGGTTGAAACCGAAGATTTTATGGAAAGATTCGTTTTATTGGGTGGAGATCTTTCATATAAAGGAAGCGGATGTACATGCAGCGCAGTGGCGGATTGTCAAATTCGGGCTGCTGGCTTTCCTGCTTTCCTTCTTATTAAATAGGAAAGGCAGGAAAGAGTTGTTCCTGCTCTTCAGTCTGCTGGGCTATTTTACGGTGGTGTACAGCGTTTACTTTGTTTTCGGGCGGTATAACGAGCCTTTGATGCCGTTTCTCTATCTGGCAATCGGTGTGGCTCTCGTATCGATTTGGCAATCGCTGCGAACCGGACTTGCGTTCTGGCGGCAATCCCGTTCGGATACATGATTGTAAGCGAATCTTGCTTTTTGTTATTATAAATAAATGAAGATGACCGAAAGGGTCCGTGGAGGGATGCAGATGGCAGCTCCAGCAAAAATCCTTTACATAATTGGCGGCGGCGAGTTTGGCGGGGCGGAACAGCATCTTCTCGGACTGATACAATCACTGGATCGGGAGCAATGGGAACCTCATGTTATTGTGTTTTACCAGGGGGAATTAGCGGAACGGCTGCAACAACTGCAAATTCCAGTTTCGGTGATCTCGCTTCAGACAGCCCGAACCTTGTTTGGTCTGCGGGCCGTTCGTAAATTAATTGGTGCGATTCACCCGGATATTGTGCATACGCATGGAGTCCGTGCCAATTTGGCGGGACGACTTGCGAAACTGTCCTTGCCGTCCGGATTTAAACTCATCACTACCATTCACAGCGTTCTCGAACTGGACTATCCGGTGCCCTGGAAACGGGCGATTTTCGGTTTTCTTGAGAAGCGCACCTGGTTTCTGGTCGACCATTTTATTCTGGTGTCCCGCGCCATGCAGCAAACACTTTATCAGAAAGGATTGCCGCAAAACCGGACGAGTGTGATTCACAATGCGATTCGCCTGCCGGACCAGCCTCCCGCAAGACCGTCCTTTTCCCGGCTTCGCGCAGAATTGCAACTGCCACAGGACGCGGTGCTGGTCGGAACCGTGGCTCGGCTCCATAAGGTGAAAGGCCATTCCTACCTGATGCGTGCGGCGGGAATGCTGCAGAATCAGTTTCCGGATGTACACTATGTCTGGATCGGCGGCGGCGAACTGGAAGCGGAGTTAAAACAGGCGGCAATAGAGGCCGGGTTGCAGCAGCGCATTCATTTTCTTGGCGTACGCCAGGATGTAGCCGAATTGCTGCCGCAGTTCGATTTGTTTGTGCTTCCTTCCGTCTCGGAAGGATTGTCGATTGCATTATTGGAGGCTATGATGTCAGGAGTGCCCGTGATTGCCACCGCGGTGGGTGGAAATCCGGAGGTCGTAGCGGAGGGCGAAGACGGAATGCTCGTCCCGTCACAGGATGCCGATGCGCTTTGCAGCGCCATCCAGTCCGCGTTATCGACTCCCGAACAGATGAAGAGAATGGGGCAAACCGGGCAGCAAAAAGTATTTCAATACTATTCTCTCCAACGTCTTGTACAGGAAACCGAAGAAATTTATAAAAAAATGATGAATCGGGTGTAACCTTTTTATGTTTCGTTACGTCTATCATAGTGTAAAACAAACCATTACACGTTTAAAGCCATTCTGTAAGCTATAAAAACCGCAGGTATAAAACCGAGACGTTGCGCATATGGATGGCAAAGTGATGGCAAAGCAAGAAATCTTTACTACTTTACGTTTCTATTTGCAGGCAAGTATAATCGGTTCATGAGCCAAACAAAAGATTCATAGATTCGATAGACAAGTTGGAACGACCCTCATAGTTTTCCGACAAATTTCGAATCCATATAAGAGGAATTGCTTGATTTGTGTCGTATACTTAATGTGAAATTCCAGCTTCACCGACTGTAAAGGTGAATTTCACTGAAGGGAGTGATGTTGTCCTGCTTGGGCAGAGGCTCAGCGAATTGCGTGGAATTCGTCATGCGAACCTTAGGGAACGGGAATTGGGAAGGTCGCAGAATCGAAATTCAAGCATGTTGGGCAGAGACTGAGTGGGGTTGAACATATATAGGGAAAGGTTTGG
The sequence above is a segment of the Effusibacillus dendaii genome. Coding sequences within it:
- a CDS encoding glycosyltransferase, giving the protein MAAPAKILYIIGGGEFGGAEQHLLGLIQSLDREQWEPHVIVFYQGELAERLQQLQIPVSVISLQTARTLFGLRAVRKLIGAIHPDIVHTHGVRANLAGRLAKLSLPSGFKLITTIHSVLELDYPVPWKRAIFGFLEKRTWFLVDHFILVSRAMQQTLYQKGLPQNRTSVIHNAIRLPDQPPARPSFSRLRAELQLPQDAVLVGTVARLHKVKGHSYLMRAAGMLQNQFPDVHYVWIGGGELEAELKQAAIEAGLQQRIHFLGVRQDVAELLPQFDLFVLPSVSEGLSIALLEAMMSGVPVIATAVGGNPEVVAEGEDGMLVPSQDADALCSAIQSALSTPEQMKRMGQTGQQKVFQYYSLQRLVQETEEIYKKMMNRV